In Planctomycetota bacterium, the sequence GTGGTGCCGTAACCGCCAACGGCCAGGGGGAAGTTGTACTCGGCCTGGGCTTCATGCTGATGGGCGAGAATAGTCACGAAGTCACGTGGGCGATGAAGGAGAAGCTGAAGACGCTGGAGTCCAATCTGCCCCCCAACGTGCAGGTTAAGCCGGTTTACGACCGCACCCAGCTTGTTGACTTCGTGATCGACACGGTGCGAAAGAACCTCTTCGAGGGTGGCCTGTTCGTCGTCGCCGTGTTGTTCGCTTTTCTGGGCAACTTGCGGGCGGCTGCCATCGTGGCCTTGGCCATTCCGCTATCGATGCTGTTTGCTTTCACCGGCATGTATCGCTTCGGGATTGCGGCCAGCCTGCTCAGTCTCGGTGCCATCGACTTCGGACTCGTAGTCGATAGCTCCGTGGTGATGATCGAAAACTGTGTGCGGCATCTGGCACACGACTCTAATAGCGGTAAGAGCCGATTGGACATCATTCGAGATGCTGCCGTCGAAGTTCGCAAACCGACCATGTTCGGCGAACTCATCATCATGATCGTCTACCTGCCGATCCTGACGCTGGAAGGGATCGAGGGAAAGATGTTTCGGCCAATGGCACTCACGGTCATTTTCGCCCTGATGGGGTCGATGGTTCTCTCGCTCACGCTGATGCCGGTGCTGGCGAGCTTGCTCCTGCCAAAGAAGGTTGAGGAGCATGAACCATTCCTGATGCGAATTGCCCATGCAATTCACTACCCGATCCTCCAGTTCGCGATGCACCACAAGTTGGCGGTGATGGGCTTTGCCGCCAGTGTCCTGATTCTGGCGTTCGGGATGATTGCCCCGAACTTGGGCTCCGAGTTCGTGCCCCGGCTCTCAGAAGGGGCGATTGCCATTGGCGTGGTACGATTGGCGGGAACTGATCTCAGCGAATCGGTGCGCTATAACACGGAAATGGAGAAAGTGCTGCTCGCCACCTTTCCTGACGAAATCGAAAACGTCTGGAGTCGTATCGGTACGGCCGAAGTCGCAACGGACCCGATGGGCGTCGAACTCACCGACACGTTCATCACTCTCAAGCCACGTACACAGTGGAAAAAGGCAAGGACGCAGGCTGATCTCACCGAACTCATCGACAAAGCGCTGCGGGACATGCCGGGACAGCGGCTCGCCTACTCGCAGCCCATCGAGATGCGGATCAATGAAATGGTATCCGGGGTGCGCGCAGACCTTGGCGTCAAGCTCTTCGGCGACGACTTCACCATCCTCGTCAGTAAGGCCCAGGAGATTGAGCGGGCGCTTAATTCCATCGAAGGTGCCGCAGATGTTGCCGTCGAGCAAGTCACCGGTCAGCCGATGCTACAAATCAAGGTGAATCAAGATCAGATTGCCCGCTACGGCGTGTCAGCACAGGAAGTGCTTGACCTGGTCCAGTCCATTGGCAGTAAGCCGGTGGGAGAGATCGTCGAAGGGCAGCTTCGCTTCCCATTGATCGTACGGCTTCCCGAGCAATACCGGGAAAGCCCGCTATCCATCGGCAACATGCTAATCTCAACTCCCAAAGGAGAACGCATTCCGCTGTCGAGGCTAGCGGCAGTCGAGATTGTCGAAGGCCCGTCCACGATCACACGCGAATGGGGCCAGCGGCGAATCACGATCACCGCCAATGTGAGAGGGCGGGATTTGGGAAGTTTCGTCGCCGAGGCACGGTCAAAAATCGGGGAGAAGGTTTCGTTGCCGTCAGCCCGCTACCGAGTGGAATACGGTGGCCAGTTCGAGAACATGCAGCGTGCCCAAACCCGGTTGATGATTGTCGTCCCGCTGGCGCTCGTGTTGATCTTCGTGCTGCTCTACATGACGTACCACAACGTCGTCGATGCCCTGCGGGTGTTCACGGGCATTCCCTTCGCCTGGGTTGGCGGCATCTTCGCCCTGTGGCTGCGAGACATGCCGTTCTCAATCTCAGCCGGCATTGGCTTCATTGCCATGTCCGGCGTCGCCGTGCTCGATGACATGATCCTTGTCTCGTACATCCGTCAGCTTCGGCAAAAGGGGCTGTCTCTCGATGACGCTGTAACGCAGGCGGCAATCACTCGCCTTCGCCCGGTGTTGATGACGACGCTGGTTGCCAGTTTGGGCTTTCTGCCAATGGCATTCAGCGAAGGGATGGGAGCGGAAGTTCAGCGCCCCTTGGCCACGGTCGTGATTGGTGGGGTCATCGGAGCGATGATCATGTCGCTGCTCGTACTTCGCGTTCTGTATCTGCTGTTCAACGCTCCCGTCGCTCGCCACGAGCGGCAGGAGCATCACGAAGGAATGCCCGCCGAACCGGTTTTGGTGGGCTCGACTGGAGACCTTTAATCGTCAGGAGGATCGAGAAATGAGAAATGGAATTCTGTGGGTGTCCATGTTGGCAATTTGCAGCGCTATCACGGCCCCACCCATGTACGCGCAGCAGTCGAAACAAGCGACAGCAGGGGGAGCCAAGGCAACCCTTGACCAAGCGGCCAAGGACGGCAAGTACACGTTTCTGATGTTCTACAAACAAAAGGATGCCGCCACAGATGCAATGGCGACGACGCTGAAGGAAGCCTTGGCCGACAAGGCTGAACAGTCCGTCGTTGCCTATGTCCAGGTCAGCAATCCTGCCGAACAGGCATTGATCGCGGCGTATGGCGTGAGCCGAGCCCCGATGCCGATGGCGATTGCAATCGCCCCAAACGGTGCGATTACCGGCATGTTCGCCCAGAAGGTGACCGGCGAGACCTTGGCCGACGCATTCGTCACGCCGGCGATGATGTTCACAATGAAGAACCTGCAAAAAAACAAGCTTGTTCTTGTCACGGTGCAAGGCTCCGCGAAGTCCCCGGCACCAGTCGCCGTCAAGGATTTCCAGAGCGACCCGCATTTTAAGGACCGTATCGTCACGGCCAGCATCAATGCAGCCGCTCCCGAGGAAGCGAAGTTCATCGGTCAGATGCAGATCGATCCCAAGGCCAAGATCACTCACACAGTCCTACTGGCTCCGCCCGGAATGATGGTGGGAAAGTTTGACGCTGCCGCGTCAAAAGATGAGATCGCTGCCGCTTTGGCAAAGGCGGGCAAGTGCTGCGACGACCCGAACTGCAAGCATCATCAGCAGCCGCAGCGCGCGGCAAGTCAACCAACTTCCGGCACGAGGCGATAAAAAGCGATGCCTCGCTTACTGATCCCTTATACAACTTGTGAACCCTGCCTTTCAAGGAAGAAACCATGAATCTCAAAACCCTCGTCTGGCGTGAGCTGGCTGAGCGGCCTTCGGCCATGCTCACCAGCACGCTGACGATACTTCTGGGCGTAACTGCCCTCACCGCCATTCGTCACGTCACCGTCTTCTCCGAGCGGGAGGTCGGGCAACAGTTGCAGTCACTCGGCGCGAACGTGCTTGTGCTGCCCAAGGACTCGACCTTGCAGGACTACTATTCAGCGGACCTTACCGAACGCACGCTGCCGGAGTCGCATGTTTCCAGCATCCTTCTGGAGAACCTGCCGGGCGTGGAGCGGCTGTCGCCGAAACTTTGCATCACCGCGAAAGTCGCGGATCGCGACGTGACGCTGACGGGCATCCTGCCTCAGAGCGAGTTCCAAGCGAAGGCCGCGTGGCAATCCGTTTCGTTGTTCAGCAATAAACACGAAGGATGCAAAAAAGCCTCGTGCGGCCCGAAGACCTACGACGCCGCGCCGGAGTCGCTCGCCAGTGAACGGACCATCGATCAGTTGAAGGACAACGAGGCCGTGATCGGAGCCGACATCGCCGAGTTTTCCGGCCTCAAACCCGGAAAGCAGATCGAATTGCTCGGCGAAAAGTTGCAAGTGCTTGCCGTGCTACCGCGCACTGGCACCGTCGATGACTCGCGTGTTTTCGCGCACTTGCACACCGTCCAGCGGCTGAGCAATGCCGGCGAGGTCGTCAACGCGATCGAAGTCATGGGTTGCTGCGAGGACGCAGCGGGCGGACTTGTTCCACGGCTAGCCGAACTGCTGCCCGACGCCAAGGTGGTGACCATTTCGCAAGTCGTCTCGACGCAAGTGGGCGTCAATCGGCTGATGAGCCAAATGTCGCTGATTGTGCTTGGCATTCTGGCGATTGTCGGCGGCGCAAGTGTTGCCAGCACGATCTCGTCCAACGTCCGTGAACGCCGACGTGAAATTGGCACATTGATGGCACTGGGAGCAACACCGAATCTCATCGCCCGTATGTTTCTGCTGAAGGCGTGGGTATTGGGCATCCTGGGAGCGGCAAGCGGCTGCGTCCTTGGGTTGTTCGTTGCCATGTGGCTCGGTTCACAGTGGATCGGCGTAACGGTAAGGCCATTGCCAGACCTGATCGCACTCGCCGTCGTGGCCGCCGTTACCATCACCACCCTTGCCGCACTGTGGCCGGCCCGCTCTGCGGCAAAGCTCGATCCCTGTTGCTGTTTCCAGGAGGTCTAACATCATGTTTCATCTGCAAGACATCACCAAGGTCTATCGTCGGCGGCAGCATCAAGTCGTCGCCTTTCAGGCATGTTCGCTGGACATCGCTCACGGCGAGTATGTCGCAGTCGTCGGTCCCAGCGGAAGCGGCAAAACCACGTTGCTGTCGATGCTAGGCGGTATGTTGTCGCCAGACGCCGGCAAAGTGTTGTTCGACGGCGAGTCGCTCTACGACTTGCCGCTTACCGAACGAACCCGCCTGCGGCGCGAGCGCATCGGCTTCGTGTTTCAGACGTTCAACCTTGTGCCGTATCTCACGGCTCTGGAAAACGTCCAGATCCCGCTGTTTCTGCACGGTATCAGCAAGTCCGATCAGGAGGCCCGCGCGACCGAGCTCTTGGAACAAGTCGGACTCGGAAGCCGCATTGAGCACAAGCCAAGCGAGCTAAGCACTGGCCAGCAGCAGCGGGTCGCACTGGCTCGCACCCTGGCGAACAATCCGCGACTGATCCTGGCCGACGAACCAACGGGCAACCTCGATCCCGACAGCCGCGAAGCAGTGCTTTCGATGTTCGACAATTTCGTGCGCGAGGGCCGCACAATCGTGATGGTGACACACGACCCGGCCGCGGCGGCGCGGGCGAGCCGACGGCTCTGTTTGGCCGACGGAAGAATCGCCGATGCCGTCGAACCCACTCTGAAAAAGGTCGCCTAAGCCTGTTGACCCCTAAAGTCCATTCTCCAACGAAAGGAACCTGTCCATGAATCTGATGAGTAAGAACCTGTTGCTGGTATGCCTGATCGCCACGAGCTACGGCCTCGCGGGGTGCAGCCAAAACGCCGCGCCGACAAAGGCTGCGAAATCGGGGCACGCCGACCATCCGGGCCACAAGGATGGCGATGAGCATGACGAAGGCGACGGCCATGACCACCAAGCGAAGAAGGATGGCCATAGCCACGATGGCTGGTGGTGCAACGAACATGGCGTCCCAGAGGAAGTCTGCGGTCAGTGCAACACAAAACTCGCGGCAGACTTTCAAAAGAAGGGCGATTGGTGCAAAGAGCACGACCGCCCTGATTCACAGTGCTTCAAGTGCCATCCCGAACTGCAAGCCAAGTTTGCGGCCCAGTACGAGGCCAAGTTCGGAAAGAAGCCGCCTACGCCGGAAGGTTGAGCGGGATTGTGCCCTTATGAACGGATTGCGAGCCACGCCCAAAGGGGGAGCGGCCAAGGACTTTTACGGACTGGATCGCCGGAATGGAATCCCAAGCGATCCATGCCAATTCCAGGGAGGGTGACATCGTGCGCGATCGAAATCTCTTGGGAGCGCTATCACTCAGCGTGATTGCGTTTACGGCGGGATGCGCCCAAACGTCATCTCACCGTGTTGCAAAAGTGCCGGCACCGGCTGCGAGCCAGCATACCGAGTTGGCCAGTCCTCGTTCCGATGCAGTTGACGGCAGCGAACACGTGGCGTCAACGGGGAGCGAAATTCGGCTCGTCGGAGCGGAAGACCTTCCAGTCCCTCCTGCCGCCGCGACGGATGCATTCGACGAACTCGCTTCCGAAACTATTCCGTCGGGTGTGATGACCCTCGCTGATCTTGAAAACCTGGCAATGGGCAACAATCCGACGCTGTCCCAAGCAGCAGCCGCAGTTGACCAGCAGCGAGGAGAATACCGCCAGTCCGGGCTCTATCCCAATCCGCAAGTTGGATACTTGAACACGACCGCAAATCAGACGGCTCCCAAGCAATCGAACGGCATGTTCTTTAGCCAGGAATTCGTGACCGCCAAAAAGATTCCGCTGGCTCAGGCGGCAAACTCGCAGGAAATCAAGAGATTACAGTGGGACCAACAATCGCAGCGAATCCGTGTATTGAACGACGTGAAGATTCGCTACTACGAAGTGCTGGGTGCGCAGCGCCAGGTGACCGTCAACCAAGAGTTGGTGCGGCTCGCGCGCCAGCATCTTGAAGCGGCGCAGAGTCTCTTCGACGCGAAAACCGCTTCGAGAACAGACGTTCTCCAGGCCAGCGTCCTCGTCGAGACATCGCGAATCCGGGTGGCAGAAGCGACTCACCGGCTGGAGGCCGCTTGGGAGCAACTGGCGGCGATGGTTGGCGTGCCAACCTTACCCTTATCGGAAGTATCGGATACCGGAGCCGACAACATTCCAGTCCTGGACCTTGAAACCGAATGGCAGAGGATGCTGAACGAGAGCCCGCAGCTTCGATCGGCGCAGTCAGAGTTGGATCACGGAATGGCCGTCCTGCGTCAAGCACGCGCACAGGCCAAACCGAACTTCACCGTGCAAGTGGTGGCCGATTACGACCGCGTGACTCAATCAACGACAGCAAGCACACTGGTGGCACTGCCGTTGCCAGTTTTCAACCGCAATCAGGGAAACATCGACAAGGCGTCGGCAGATATTCGGGCCGATCAAGCGGACATCGTGCGTTCTCAACTGGTCCTGCGAGATCAATTGGCGGACTCGTTCCGGCGATACAAAACCAGCCGCCTTCAGGCCGACAAGCTCAAGGAGTCGATTCTCCCGGCCGTGGAAGAGAATCTGAAGCTGACCATGACGGCCTACAAAGGAGGCGAAATCAGCTTTCGTGACGTTCTGACCGCTCAAGAGGCCTATGCCCAGAGTCAAATCGCACGCATTGAAGCAATTACCGAAGCACACAAAGTCGCAGTGGAGATCACGGGAATGCAACTAACCGGCGGACTGAATCCGGCGGCGATTGGTTCAGCCATTCAGAGCCAACCGGGCGGTAGTCAGCGACAGCGCGCGCTCCTGCAAGATGTCCAGGATCAGGCAACCAAACAACTCCTGCCCGCAGCGCAGATTGGACGGTGATTGAATGCACCTGCTGGACACAAGGACAAAGCCGTGATAGCGATTCCGCCGAGAGCAACTCGGGAGTATGCACGATGGTAAAGGGGTCACCCACTTTCGCCTTCAAGATTCACGGCATGGATTGCGCGGAGGAAGTGGCGGTATTAAAGCGTGAGATAGGGCCAGTCGTCGGCGGCGAGGATCACCTCAGCTTTGACATACTCAATGGCAGAATGACCGTTGCGCCGGCATTCGCAGACTTTTCATCCGAAGCCGTTCGGCAGGCGGTAGCGCGGACGGGTATGCGTGCCGAGGACTGGCAGGAGAACGCGGCGGAACTGATGGATGAAGGCTTCTGGCAACGTCGCGGCCGCACCGTTCTCACGGCGGCAAGCGGTGCTTTCACGGCGCTGGGTTTCCTCGTGCATGTGTGGACTGCTGGCGGATTTCAGTCTGCGCTCGGTTCGGAGGGAAATGGTGTGGCACATGCCGTTCCTCTCGCTGTGCGCGTGTTTTATGGAATGGGCATCCTTGCCGGAGCTTGGTACATCCTGCCGAAGGCGTGGTTCGCAGCCGGGCGGCTACGCCCCGACATGAACCTTCTGATGACGGTGGCCGTAGTGGGTGCGGTCGTCATCGGCGAATGGTTCGAGGCGTCCACCGTCGCGTTTCTTTTTGCCCTGTCGTTGACCTTGGAGTCTTGGAGCGTGGGCCGCGCTCGACGGGCCGTCGCAGCCCTCATGGACTTGACGCCGCCGACTGCGCGACTTGTAAGAGCGGACGGTGGTGAAGAAGAGGTATCGCCGGAAAGCGTGACCGTGGGGGCGAACTTCCTGGTGCGGCCGGGTGAACGTATTCCGCTGGACGGTCGCGTCCTCAGCGGAGCGAGCGAAGTCAATCAGGCACCTATCACCGGTGAAAGCGTTCAGGTTCCAAAGACCGCAGGTCAAGAAGTCTTTGCCGGGACGATCAACGGCGACGGTGCACTGACAGTCGAATGCACCAAACCCTCCGGAGATACGACGCTGGCCCATATCATCCGGCTGGTAGGGGAAGCGCAGTCCCGGCGCGCACCATCAGAGCAATGGGTGGAAAAATTCGCCCGCGTGTACACGCCCGCCGTCATGGCCTTAGCCTTAACCGTGCTGATCATT encodes:
- a CDS encoding efflux RND transporter permease subunit, encoding MDFLNRIIDFSLHNRMVVILGVLAAAVAGVFALQHLDIDAFPDTTPVQVQINTIAPSLGPEEVERQITFPIEQAIGGLPALEQLRSISKFGLSQVVVVFKDGVDIYFARQLINERLASVEMPQGIERPKMGPVATGLGEVFHYVVTGQGTDVTELRTIHDWVVKPPMKTVPGTAEINSWGGYVKQYQIRLNPDRLIKHGLTFDQVIAAVQKNNFNVGGGNISQPSGMLLVQGLGRTTNIEQIRQIVIHAKDGVPIRVSDVGDVVIGHEIRRGAVTANGQGEVVLGLGFMLMGENSHEVTWAMKEKLKTLESNLPPNVQVKPVYDRTQLVDFVIDTVRKNLFEGGLFVVAVLFAFLGNLRAAAIVALAIPLSMLFAFTGMYRFGIAASLLSLGAIDFGLVVDSSVVMIENCVRHLAHDSNSGKSRLDIIRDAAVEVRKPTMFGELIIMIVYLPILTLEGIEGKMFRPMALTVIFALMGSMVLSLTLMPVLASLLLPKKVEEHEPFLMRIAHAIHYPILQFAMHHKLAVMGFAASVLILAFGMIAPNLGSEFVPRLSEGAIAIGVVRLAGTDLSESVRYNTEMEKVLLATFPDEIENVWSRIGTAEVATDPMGVELTDTFITLKPRTQWKKARTQADLTELIDKALRDMPGQRLAYSQPIEMRINEMVSGVRADLGVKLFGDDFTILVSKAQEIERALNSIEGAADVAVEQVTGQPMLQIKVNQDQIARYGVSAQEVLDLVQSIGSKPVGEIVEGQLRFPLIVRLPEQYRESPLSIGNMLISTPKGERIPLSRLAAVEIVEGPSTITREWGQRRITITANVRGRDLGSFVAEARSKIGEKVSLPSARYRVEYGGQFENMQRAQTRLMIVVPLALVLIFVLLYMTYHNVVDALRVFTGIPFAWVGGIFALWLRDMPFSISAGIGFIAMSGVAVLDDMILVSYIRQLRQKGLSLDDAVTQAAITRLRPVLMTTLVASLGFLPMAFSEGMGAEVQRPLATVVIGGVIGAMIMSLLVLRVLYLLFNAPVARHERQEHHEGMPAEPVLVGSTGDL
- a CDS encoding ABC transporter permease, whose translation is MNLKTLVWRELAERPSAMLTSTLTILLGVTALTAIRHVTVFSEREVGQQLQSLGANVLVLPKDSTLQDYYSADLTERTLPESHVSSILLENLPGVERLSPKLCITAKVADRDVTLTGILPQSEFQAKAAWQSVSLFSNKHEGCKKASCGPKTYDAAPESLASERTIDQLKDNEAVIGADIAEFSGLKPGKQIELLGEKLQVLAVLPRTGTVDDSRVFAHLHTVQRLSNAGEVVNAIEVMGCCEDAAGGLVPRLAELLPDAKVVTISQVVSTQVGVNRLMSQMSLIVLGILAIVGGASVASTISSNVRERRREIGTLMALGATPNLIARMFLLKAWVLGILGAASGCVLGLFVAMWLGSQWIGVTVRPLPDLIALAVVAAVTITTLAALWPARSAAKLDPCCCFQEV
- a CDS encoding ABC transporter ATP-binding protein, yielding MFHLQDITKVYRRRQHQVVAFQACSLDIAHGEYVAVVGPSGSGKTTLLSMLGGMLSPDAGKVLFDGESLYDLPLTERTRLRRERIGFVFQTFNLVPYLTALENVQIPLFLHGISKSDQEARATELLEQVGLGSRIEHKPSELSTGQQQRVALARTLANNPRLILADEPTGNLDPDSREAVLSMFDNFVREGRTIVMVTHDPAAAARASRRLCLADGRIADAVEPTLKKVA
- a CDS encoding RND transporter, producing MNLMSKNLLLVCLIATSYGLAGCSQNAAPTKAAKSGHADHPGHKDGDEHDEGDGHDHQAKKDGHSHDGWWCNEHGVPEEVCGQCNTKLAADFQKKGDWCKEHDRPDSQCFKCHPELQAKFAAQYEAKFGKKPPTPEG
- a CDS encoding TolC family protein; protein product: MRDRNLLGALSLSVIAFTAGCAQTSSHRVAKVPAPAASQHTELASPRSDAVDGSEHVASTGSEIRLVGAEDLPVPPAAATDAFDELASETIPSGVMTLADLENLAMGNNPTLSQAAAAVDQQRGEYRQSGLYPNPQVGYLNTTANQTAPKQSNGMFFSQEFVTAKKIPLAQAANSQEIKRLQWDQQSQRIRVLNDVKIRYYEVLGAQRQVTVNQELVRLARQHLEAAQSLFDAKTASRTDVLQASVLVETSRIRVAEATHRLEAAWEQLAAMVGVPTLPLSEVSDTGADNIPVLDLETEWQRMLNESPQLRSAQSELDHGMAVLRQARAQAKPNFTVQVVADYDRVTQSTTASTLVALPLPVFNRNQGNIDKASADIRADQADIVRSQLVLRDQLADSFRRYKTSRLQADKLKESILPAVEENLKLTMTAYKGGEISFRDVLTAQEAYAQSQIARIEAITEAHKVAVEITGMQLTGGLNPAAIGSAIQSQPGGSQRQRALLQDVQDQATKQLLPAAQIGR